One genomic region from Enoplosus armatus isolate fEnoArm2 chromosome 17, fEnoArm2.hap1, whole genome shotgun sequence encodes:
- the aclya gene encoding ATP-citrate synthase isoform X1, with amino-acid sequence MSAKAISEQTGKEFLYKHICTSAAIQNRFRYANVTAETNFDRLAQEHPWLLTERLVVKPDQLIKRRGKLGLVGVNLDLNGVREWLKSRLMKETTVGKAKGVLKNFLIEPFVPHKQEEEFYVCIYATREGDYVLFHHEGGVDVGDVDAKAKKLLIGVDEKISEDSVRKELLTHVPNDKKALLASFIVGLFNLYEDLFFTYLEINPLVVTKDGVYVLDMAAKVDATADYICKAKWGDVEFPPPFGREAYPEEAYIADLDAKSGASLKLTLLNPQGRIWTMVAGGGASVVYSDTICDLGGVNELANYGEYSGAPSEQQTYDYAKTILSLMTREKHPDGKVLIIGGSIANFTNVAATFKGIVRAIRDYQGPLKEHEVTIFVRRGGPNYQEGLRVMGEVGKTTGIPIHVFGTETHMTAIVGMALGHRPIPNQPPVAAHTANFLLNSSGSTSTPASSRTASFSENRARAESSPAKKAKAGAPIVSICNSFPFPVAKATTLFSKHTKSIVWGMQTRAVQGMMDFDYVCSRDEPSVAAMVYPFTGDHKQKYYWGHKEILIPVYKNMSDAMKKHPDVDVLINFASLRSAFDSTMETMQYPQIHTIAIIAEGIPEAHTRKIIKAADEKGVTIIGPATVGGIKPGCFKIGNTGGMLDNILASKLYRPGSVAYVSRSGGMSNELNNIISRTTDGVFEGVAIGGDRYPGSVFTDHVLRYHDSPGVKMIVVLGEIGGTEEYKICEAIKRGRITKPVVCWCIGTCATMFSSEVQFGHAGACANQASETAVAKNSALKEAGAFVPKSFDELGEIIKSVYDDLVAKGVIQPAEEMPPPTVPMDYSWARELGLIRKPASFMTSICDERGQELIYAGMPITEVFKSEIGLGGTLGLLWFQRRLPRYACQFIEMCLMVTADHGPAVSGAHNTIVCARAGKDLISSLTSGLLTIGDRFGGALDAAAKQFSKAFDSGMLPMEFVNKMKKDGKLIMGIGHRVKSINNPDMRVQILKDFVKQHFPSSQLLDYALDVEKITTSKKPNLILNVDGFIGVAFVDLLRTCGGFTRDEADEFVEIGALNGIFVLGRSMGFIGHYLDQKRLKQGLYRHPWDDISYVLPEHMSM; translated from the exons ATGTCGGCCAAAGCCATCTCCGAGCAGACGGGAAAGGAGTTCCTCTACAAGCACATCTGCACATCGGCGGCTATCCAGAACAGATTCCGCTATGCCAACGTGACGGCTGAGACCAACTTTGACCGACTGGCACAAGAGCACCCGTGGCTGCTCACAGAG agGCTGGTGGTGAAGCCCGACCAGCTGATAAAGAGGCGAGGGAAGCTGGGCCTGGTCGGCGTCAACCTGGACCTGAACGGCGTCAGAGAGTGGCTGAAGTCCCGCCTCATGAAAGAGACGACA GTAGGAAAAGCCAAGGGCGTCCTCAAGAACTTCCTCATCGAGCCATTTGTCCCCCATAAGCAG GAGGAGGAGTTCTACGTGTGCATCTACGCCACCCGGGAGGGCGACTATGTGCTGTTTCACCATGAGGGAGGGGTGGATGTGGGAGATGTGGATGCCAAGGCGAAGAAGCTGCTAATTGGAGTGGATGAAAAGATCAGCGAGGACTCTGTGAGGAAAGAGCTGCTGACCCACGTCCCCAACGACAAGAAGGC cctcctgGCCAGCTTCATTGTTGGGCTCTTTAACCTGTATGAGGACCTGTTCTTCACATATCTGGAGATCAACCCACTCG tGGTCACAAAAGATGGAGTATACGTGCTGGACATGGCAGCCAAGGTCGATGCCACAGCTGACTATATCTGCAAGGCCAAGTGGGGCGACGTGGAGTTCCCTCCACCCTTCGGCAGGGAGGCCTATCCTGAG GAGGCCTACATTGCTGACCTTGATGCCAAGAGCGGTGCCAGTCTCAAACTGACCCTGCTCAACCCCCAAGGCAGGATTTGGACCATGGTAGCAGGAGGAGGTGCCTCAGTGGTGTACAG TGACACGATCTGTGACCTCGGTGGCGTCAATGAGCTGGCCAATTATGGGGAGTATTCAGGAGCACCAAGCGAACAGCAGACCTATGACTACGCCAAGACGATCCTGTCTCTGATGACCAGAGAGAAGCACCCTGATG GAAAGGTTTTGATCATTGGGGGAAGCATTGCCAACTTCACAAATGTAGCAGCAACATTTAAG GGGATTGTTCGAGCTATCAGAGACTATCAGGGGCCACTAAAGGAGCATGAGGTCACCATTTTTGTCCGCCGTGGAGGCCCCAACTACCAGGAAGGGCTCAGAGTGATGGGAGAAGTTG GCAAGACCACTGGAATCCCCATCCATGTCTTTGGCACAGAAACTCACATGACTGCCATTGTTGGCATGGCACTGGGCCACCGGCCAATCCCCAACCAGCCTCCAGTTGCTGCCCACACTGCCAACTTCCTCCTCAACTCCAGCGGCAGCACATCG ACCCCAGCATCCAGCAGAACAGCttctttctctgaaaacagaGCCAGAGCTGAGAGCTCACCAGCCAAGAAGGCCAAAGCTGGAGCTCCTATtg TGTCTATCTGTAACAGCTTTCCTTTCCCTGTAGCCAAGGCAACTACCCTCTTCAGCAAACACACCAAGTCCATAGTGTGGGGAATGCAGACTCGGGCGGTACAGGGTATGATGGATTTTGACTACGTCTGCTCCAGAGATGAGCCTTCTGTCGCAGCCATGGTCTACCCGTTCAC TGGTGACCACAAGCAGAAGTACTATTGGGGCCATAAGGAGATCCTCATCCCTGTGTATAAGAACATGAGTGACGCCATGAAGAAGCACCCAGATGTGGACGTGCTCATCAACTTTGCCTCTTTGCGTTCGGCCTTTGATAGCACTATGGAGACCATGCAGTACCCACAG ATTCACACCATTGCCATCATCGCTGAGGGAATTCCTGAAGCCCATACCCGGAAGATCATCAAGGCCGCAGATGAGAAGGGTGTTACAATCATCGGACCAGCAACC gTTGGAGGAATCAAACCAGGCTGTTTCAAGATCGGGAACACAGGAGGCATGCTGGATAACATCCTCGCCTCCAAGCTCTATCGTCCAGGCAGTGTGGCCTACGTGTCCCGCTCAGGCGGCATGTCCAATGAACTCAACAACATAATCTCCCGCACCACCGATGGGGTGTTTGAAGGTGTGGCCATTGGCGGGGACAG ATACCCAGGCTCAGTGTTTACCGACCATGTGCTCCGCTACCATGACAGTCCTGGAGTGAAGATGATTGTTGTACTTGGAGAG ATTGGAGGCACAGAGGAGTACAAGATCTGTGAGGCTATTAAGCGGGGCAGGATCACAAAGCCAGTGGTGTGCTGGTGTATTGGTACCTGTGCCACCATGTTCTCCTCAGAG GTTCAGTTCGGCCATGCAGGAGCCTGTGCCAACCAGGCCTCTGAGACAGCAGTAGCTAAGAACAGTGCTCTGAAGGAGGCGGGTGCCTTCGTCCCCAAGAGCTTTGATGAGCTGGGAGAGATCATCAA ATCTGTGTATGATGACCTTGTTGCCAAAGGAGTTATCCAGCCGGCTGAAGAGATGCCTCCTCCCACTGTGCCAATGGATTACTCCTGGGCACGA GAGCTGGGTCTGATCCGTAAACCTGCCTCCTTCATGACCAGTATCTGTGACGAGAGGGGTCAGGAGCTCATCTACGCAGGCATGCCCATCACGGAGGTCTTCAAGTCGGAAATAGGCCTGGGAGGAACTCTGGGGCTCCTCTGGTTCCAGAGGAG GTTGCCGAGGTACGCCTGCCAGTTCATTGAGATGTGCCTGATGGTGACTGCTGATCACGGCCCCGCTGTTTCCGGTGCCCACAACACCATTGTCTGTGCTCGAGCTGGAAAAGATCTCATCTCCAGCCTCACCTCCGGCCTCCTCACCATT gGTGACCGCTTTGGGGGAGCTCTGGATGCTGCAGCAAAGCAGTTCAGCAAGGCCTTTGACAGCGGCATGCTGCCCATGGAGTTTGTTAACAAGATGAAGAAGGATGGCAAGCTGATCATGGGCATTGGACACAGAGTCAAGTCG ATTAACAATCCAGACATGAGAGTCCAGATCTTGAAGGACTTTGTGAAGCAGCACTTCccctcctcccagctgctggaCTACGCTCTCGATGTAGAGAAGATCACCACGTCCAAA AAACCCAATTTGATCCTGAATGTGGATGGCTTCATCGGTGTGGCCTTTGTGGACCTGCTCAGGACTTGTGGTGGTTTTACACG CGATGAGGCTGATGAGTTTGTGGAAATTGGAGCTCTGAATGGCATCTTTGTCCTGGGACGCAGCATGGGATTTATTG GACACTACCTGGACCAGAAGAGGCTGAAACAGGGTCTGTATCGCCACCCCTGGGATGACATCTCCTATGTGCTGCCAGAACACATGTCCATGTAA
- the aclya gene encoding ATP-citrate synthase isoform X2 — protein MSAKAISEQTGKEFLYKHICTSAAIQNRFRYANVTAETNFDRLAQEHPWLLTERLVVKPDQLIKRRGKLGLVGVNLDLNGVREWLKSRLMKETTVGKAKGVLKNFLIEPFVPHKQEEEFYVCIYATREGDYVLFHHEGGVDVGDVDAKAKKLLIGVDEKISEDSVRKELLTHVPNDKKALLASFIVGLFNLYEDLFFTYLEINPLVVTKDGVYVLDMAAKVDATADYICKAKWGDVEFPPPFGREAYPEEAYIADLDAKSGASLKLTLLNPQGRIWTMVAGGGASVVYSDTICDLGGVNELANYGEYSGAPSEQQTYDYAKTILSLMTREKHPDGKVLIIGGSIANFTNVAATFKGIVRAIRDYQGPLKEHEVTIFVRRGGPNYQEGLRVMGEVGKTTGIPIHVFGTETHMTAIVGMALGHRPIPNQPPVAAHTANFLLNSSGSTSTPASSRTASFSENRARAESSPAKKAKAGAPIAKATTLFSKHTKSIVWGMQTRAVQGMMDFDYVCSRDEPSVAAMVYPFTGDHKQKYYWGHKEILIPVYKNMSDAMKKHPDVDVLINFASLRSAFDSTMETMQYPQIHTIAIIAEGIPEAHTRKIIKAADEKGVTIIGPATVGGIKPGCFKIGNTGGMLDNILASKLYRPGSVAYVSRSGGMSNELNNIISRTTDGVFEGVAIGGDRYPGSVFTDHVLRYHDSPGVKMIVVLGEIGGTEEYKICEAIKRGRITKPVVCWCIGTCATMFSSEVQFGHAGACANQASETAVAKNSALKEAGAFVPKSFDELGEIIKSVYDDLVAKGVIQPAEEMPPPTVPMDYSWARELGLIRKPASFMTSICDERGQELIYAGMPITEVFKSEIGLGGTLGLLWFQRRLPRYACQFIEMCLMVTADHGPAVSGAHNTIVCARAGKDLISSLTSGLLTIGDRFGGALDAAAKQFSKAFDSGMLPMEFVNKMKKDGKLIMGIGHRVKSINNPDMRVQILKDFVKQHFPSSQLLDYALDVEKITTSKKPNLILNVDGFIGVAFVDLLRTCGGFTRDEADEFVEIGALNGIFVLGRSMGFIGHYLDQKRLKQGLYRHPWDDISYVLPEHMSM, from the exons ATGTCGGCCAAAGCCATCTCCGAGCAGACGGGAAAGGAGTTCCTCTACAAGCACATCTGCACATCGGCGGCTATCCAGAACAGATTCCGCTATGCCAACGTGACGGCTGAGACCAACTTTGACCGACTGGCACAAGAGCACCCGTGGCTGCTCACAGAG agGCTGGTGGTGAAGCCCGACCAGCTGATAAAGAGGCGAGGGAAGCTGGGCCTGGTCGGCGTCAACCTGGACCTGAACGGCGTCAGAGAGTGGCTGAAGTCCCGCCTCATGAAAGAGACGACA GTAGGAAAAGCCAAGGGCGTCCTCAAGAACTTCCTCATCGAGCCATTTGTCCCCCATAAGCAG GAGGAGGAGTTCTACGTGTGCATCTACGCCACCCGGGAGGGCGACTATGTGCTGTTTCACCATGAGGGAGGGGTGGATGTGGGAGATGTGGATGCCAAGGCGAAGAAGCTGCTAATTGGAGTGGATGAAAAGATCAGCGAGGACTCTGTGAGGAAAGAGCTGCTGACCCACGTCCCCAACGACAAGAAGGC cctcctgGCCAGCTTCATTGTTGGGCTCTTTAACCTGTATGAGGACCTGTTCTTCACATATCTGGAGATCAACCCACTCG tGGTCACAAAAGATGGAGTATACGTGCTGGACATGGCAGCCAAGGTCGATGCCACAGCTGACTATATCTGCAAGGCCAAGTGGGGCGACGTGGAGTTCCCTCCACCCTTCGGCAGGGAGGCCTATCCTGAG GAGGCCTACATTGCTGACCTTGATGCCAAGAGCGGTGCCAGTCTCAAACTGACCCTGCTCAACCCCCAAGGCAGGATTTGGACCATGGTAGCAGGAGGAGGTGCCTCAGTGGTGTACAG TGACACGATCTGTGACCTCGGTGGCGTCAATGAGCTGGCCAATTATGGGGAGTATTCAGGAGCACCAAGCGAACAGCAGACCTATGACTACGCCAAGACGATCCTGTCTCTGATGACCAGAGAGAAGCACCCTGATG GAAAGGTTTTGATCATTGGGGGAAGCATTGCCAACTTCACAAATGTAGCAGCAACATTTAAG GGGATTGTTCGAGCTATCAGAGACTATCAGGGGCCACTAAAGGAGCATGAGGTCACCATTTTTGTCCGCCGTGGAGGCCCCAACTACCAGGAAGGGCTCAGAGTGATGGGAGAAGTTG GCAAGACCACTGGAATCCCCATCCATGTCTTTGGCACAGAAACTCACATGACTGCCATTGTTGGCATGGCACTGGGCCACCGGCCAATCCCCAACCAGCCTCCAGTTGCTGCCCACACTGCCAACTTCCTCCTCAACTCCAGCGGCAGCACATCG ACCCCAGCATCCAGCAGAACAGCttctttctctgaaaacagaGCCAGAGCTGAGAGCTCACCAGCCAAGAAGGCCAAAGCTGGAGCTCCTATtg CCAAGGCAACTACCCTCTTCAGCAAACACACCAAGTCCATAGTGTGGGGAATGCAGACTCGGGCGGTACAGGGTATGATGGATTTTGACTACGTCTGCTCCAGAGATGAGCCTTCTGTCGCAGCCATGGTCTACCCGTTCAC TGGTGACCACAAGCAGAAGTACTATTGGGGCCATAAGGAGATCCTCATCCCTGTGTATAAGAACATGAGTGACGCCATGAAGAAGCACCCAGATGTGGACGTGCTCATCAACTTTGCCTCTTTGCGTTCGGCCTTTGATAGCACTATGGAGACCATGCAGTACCCACAG ATTCACACCATTGCCATCATCGCTGAGGGAATTCCTGAAGCCCATACCCGGAAGATCATCAAGGCCGCAGATGAGAAGGGTGTTACAATCATCGGACCAGCAACC gTTGGAGGAATCAAACCAGGCTGTTTCAAGATCGGGAACACAGGAGGCATGCTGGATAACATCCTCGCCTCCAAGCTCTATCGTCCAGGCAGTGTGGCCTACGTGTCCCGCTCAGGCGGCATGTCCAATGAACTCAACAACATAATCTCCCGCACCACCGATGGGGTGTTTGAAGGTGTGGCCATTGGCGGGGACAG ATACCCAGGCTCAGTGTTTACCGACCATGTGCTCCGCTACCATGACAGTCCTGGAGTGAAGATGATTGTTGTACTTGGAGAG ATTGGAGGCACAGAGGAGTACAAGATCTGTGAGGCTATTAAGCGGGGCAGGATCACAAAGCCAGTGGTGTGCTGGTGTATTGGTACCTGTGCCACCATGTTCTCCTCAGAG GTTCAGTTCGGCCATGCAGGAGCCTGTGCCAACCAGGCCTCTGAGACAGCAGTAGCTAAGAACAGTGCTCTGAAGGAGGCGGGTGCCTTCGTCCCCAAGAGCTTTGATGAGCTGGGAGAGATCATCAA ATCTGTGTATGATGACCTTGTTGCCAAAGGAGTTATCCAGCCGGCTGAAGAGATGCCTCCTCCCACTGTGCCAATGGATTACTCCTGGGCACGA GAGCTGGGTCTGATCCGTAAACCTGCCTCCTTCATGACCAGTATCTGTGACGAGAGGGGTCAGGAGCTCATCTACGCAGGCATGCCCATCACGGAGGTCTTCAAGTCGGAAATAGGCCTGGGAGGAACTCTGGGGCTCCTCTGGTTCCAGAGGAG GTTGCCGAGGTACGCCTGCCAGTTCATTGAGATGTGCCTGATGGTGACTGCTGATCACGGCCCCGCTGTTTCCGGTGCCCACAACACCATTGTCTGTGCTCGAGCTGGAAAAGATCTCATCTCCAGCCTCACCTCCGGCCTCCTCACCATT gGTGACCGCTTTGGGGGAGCTCTGGATGCTGCAGCAAAGCAGTTCAGCAAGGCCTTTGACAGCGGCATGCTGCCCATGGAGTTTGTTAACAAGATGAAGAAGGATGGCAAGCTGATCATGGGCATTGGACACAGAGTCAAGTCG ATTAACAATCCAGACATGAGAGTCCAGATCTTGAAGGACTTTGTGAAGCAGCACTTCccctcctcccagctgctggaCTACGCTCTCGATGTAGAGAAGATCACCACGTCCAAA AAACCCAATTTGATCCTGAATGTGGATGGCTTCATCGGTGTGGCCTTTGTGGACCTGCTCAGGACTTGTGGTGGTTTTACACG CGATGAGGCTGATGAGTTTGTGGAAATTGGAGCTCTGAATGGCATCTTTGTCCTGGGACGCAGCATGGGATTTATTG GACACTACCTGGACCAGAAGAGGCTGAAACAGGGTCTGTATCGCCACCCCTGGGATGACATCTCCTATGTGCTGCCAGAACACATGTCCATGTAA
- the LOC139299964 gene encoding kelch-like protein 11, with protein MAAAAPNPEDSTRGSGSGGTGTPSALAGDGDAEETEDFTSSSHCSELSRRQNEQRKQGLFCDVTLAFSSGVATGSVQSCEFSAHRSVLAAATDYFTPLLGGQFSESLSGRVEMKEWSSELGPDPDTVESVIQFMYTGEIRVSTCNVHEVLELADRFLLLQLKDFCGEFLKKKLSLTNCVAVHSLAHMYTLDQLALRAADMIRRNFHKVIQDEEFYTLPFHLVRDWLSDAEITVDSEEVLFEAVVKWVQKNPEERSRYFEELFRLLRLPQIKPTYLTRVVKNEQLVAANEACLRLVSEAVEGHAIRFENLKSADMEFWSSHMASFQPRFGQNMDVIMVVGGVSEGGDYLSECVGYFIYEDRWVNLPHIHNHLDGHAIAATESHVYVAGSMEPGFAKTVERYNPNRNTWEQVSNLTTRKHSFGLTCIKDILYSIGGHGNFSPGFKDVSVYEPEQDKWHNLESAPKILRDVKAVSVEDRYVYVTARTPVDTDNEDGLKTVTTRYDTESRQWQDVDSLPLIDNYCIFQMAVASTNFYHTASCCPKSYTVRDEVAKQKISARISDEILESLPPEVTSIEGAAICHFDEDVFIIGGWKNSDDVDKQYRKEAYRYCAERKRWMLLPPMPQPRCRATACHVRIPYRFLYGCQRYPMPQNLARQRDRMQQMQQLHRRTLTLRRQLQSQIEC; from the exons ATGGCAGCGGCGGCCCCCAACCCGGAGGACTCCACCAGGGGCAGCGGTAGCGGCGGCACCGGCACACCCAGCGCCCTTGCCGGAGACGGGGACGCTGAAGAGACCGAGgacttcacctcctcctcccactgctcGGAGCTGTCTCGGCGGCAGAACGAGCAGAGGAAGCAGGGCTTGTTCTGCGACGTGACGCTGGCCTTCAGCAGCGGGGTGGCTACCGGGAGCGTCCAGAGCTGTGAGTTTTCAGCCCACAGGTCTGTCCTGGCTGCGGCCACCGATTATTTCACCCCCCTGCTTGGAGGACAGTTCTCCGAGTCCTTGTCCGGACGAGTGGAGATGAAGGAATGGAGCTCAGAACTGGGGCCGGACCCGGATACGGTGGAGAGTGTCATCCAGTTTATGTACACTGGAGAAATACGTGTTAGCACCTGCAATGTCCATGAAGTACTGGAGCTAGCTGATAG gttcctcctgctgcagctaaAGGATTTCTGTGGTGAGTTCCTTAAGAAGAAGCTGAGCCTGACCAACTGTGTGGCGGTGCACAGTCTAGCCCACATGTACACCTTGGACCAGCTGGCTCTGCGGGCTGCAGACATGATCCGCCGCAACTTCCACAAGGTTATCCAGGATGAGGAGTTCTACACGCTGCCCTTTCACCTGGTCCGTGACTGGCTGTCCGATGCAGAGATCACAGTGGATTCTGAGGAGGTGCTATTTGAGGCTGTGGTGAAGTGGGTGCAGAAGAACCCAGAGGAGCGAAGCCGCTACTTTGAGGAGCTGTTCCGTCTCCTGAGGCTGCCCCAAATCAAGCCCACCTACCTGACCAGGGTGGTGAAAAATGAGCAGCTGGTGGCCGCCAACGAGGCCTGTCTGCGGCTGGTGTCAGAGGCAGTAGAGGGCCACGCTATTCGCTTTGAGAACCTTAAGTCAGCTGATATGGAGTTCTGGTCTTCCCACATGGCCTCCTTTCAGCCTCGCTTTGGCCAGAACATGGACGTTATAATGGTAGTAGGCGGTGTGTCAGAGGGAGGGGACTAcctgagtgagtgtgtgggcTACTTCATTTACGAGGACCGTTGGGTCAACCTGCCGCACATCCACAACCACCTGGATGGCCACGCCATCGCTGCCACAGAGTCCCACGTCTACGTAGCTGGTTCCATGGAACCAGGCTTTGCTAAGACGGTGGAACGTTACAATCCTAATCGCAACACCTGGGAGCAGGTGAGCAACCTGACCACACGCAAGCACTCCTTTGGCCTCACCTGCATTAAGGATATACTGTACAGCATCGGTGGCCATGGAAACTTCAGTCCAGGTTTCAAGGATGTCAGCGTATACGAGCCTGAGCAGGACAAGTGGCACAATCTAGAATCTGCCCCCAAAATCCTGCGGGATGTGAAGGCAGTGAGTGTGGAGGACCGCTATGTGTACGTCACGGCACGCACACCTGTCGATACAGATAATGAGGATGGACTTAAGACAGTGACCACTCGCTATGACACAGAGAGCCGCCAGTGGCAAGATGTTGACTCCCTGCCCCTTATTGACAACTATTGCATTTTCCAGATGGCTGTGGCCTCTACTAACTTCTACCACACAGCCTCCTGCTGCCCCAAGAGCTACACAGTGAGGGATGAGGTTGCCAAGCAGAAGATCAGTGCGCGCATCTCTGATGAGATCCTGGAGAGCCTGCCACCAGAAGTTACCAGCATCGAGGGTGCTGCTATCTGCCACTTCGATGAGGACGTCTTTATCATCGGAGGCTGGAAGAACAGTGATGACGTGGACAAGCAGTACCGCAAGGAGGCCTACCGCTACTGTGCTGAGAGGAAGCGCTGGATGCTCCTGCCGCCCATGCCTCAGCCTCGCTGCCGAGCCACGGCCTGCCATGTCCGCATCCCCTACCGTTTTCTGTATGGCTGCCAGCGCTATCCCATGCCCCAGAACCTGGCACGCCAGCGAGATCGCATGCAGCAGATGCAGCAGCTTCACCGGCGCACGCTCACCCTGCGCCGGCAGCTCCAGTCGCAGATAGAGTGCTGA
- the LOC139299978 gene encoding cytosolic 5'-nucleotidase 3-like, producing MIPELSNPSVCMRDPQKVQEILQSMMKAGSNTVQVISDFDMTLTRFAYNGKRCPTCHNILDNSKLISSDCREKLKELLNTYYPIEIDSSRSIEEKLPLMVEWWTKAHELLVQQEIRKDLLAMVVRESDAMLREGYQLFFDHLHEHSIPLLIFSAGIGDILEEVIRQAGVFHNNVKVFSNYMDFDESGVLKAFKGELIHIYNKREGALLNTGHFQELRTRPNVLLLGDSLGDLTMADGVQDMENILKIGFLNDKVEERKQSYLDSYDIVLVKDETLEVPNAVLLYLTGNK from the exons ATG ATTCCTGAGCTGTCCAACCCCTCAGTGTGCATGAGGGACCCTCAGAAGGTGCAGGAGATCCTGCAGTCCATGATGAAGGCTGGCTCCAACACCGTGCAG GTGATCTCAGATTTTGACATGACCCTAACAAGATTTGCATACAATGGCAAAAGGTGTCCTACCTGTCACA ATATTCTTGACAACAGCAAACTTATTTCCAGTGACTGCAGAGAAAAG ctgaaggagctgctcaacACCTACTACCCAATAGAGATCGACTCTTCACGGTCAATAGAGGAAAAGCTGCCCCTTATGGTGGAGTG GTGGACCAAGGCCCATGAACTACTGGTACAGCAGGAGATTAGGAAAGACCTGCTGGCCATGGTAGTGCGGGAGTCTGATGCCATGCTGAG GGAAGGCTACCAGCTCTTCTTTGACCACCTGCATGAGCACAGCATCCCTCTGCTCATCTTCTCTGCTGGAATAGGAGACATCCTAGAAGAGGTTATTCGCCAGGCCGGGGTCTTCCACAACAACGTCAAAGTCTTCTCCAACTACATGGACTTTGATGAGTCT GGAGTGTTGAAGGCTTTCAAGGGAGAGCTGATCCACATCTACAATAAAAGGGAAGGTGCGCTGCTCAACACCGGCCATTTCCAGGAGCTGCGGACGCGGCctaatgtgctgctgctgggagacTCTCTGGGGGATCTGACCATGGCTGACGGGGTGCAGGACATGGAAAACATCCTCAAGATTGGGTTCCTCAATGACAAG gtggaggagaggaagcagtcTTACTTGGACTCTTATGACATTGTGCTGGTAAAAGATGAGACCTTGGAAGTCCCTAATGCTGTACTGCTCTACCTCACTGGCAATAAGTGA